The following nucleotide sequence is from Mucilaginibacter sp. cycad4.
ACTGGGATAAAACAAGGGCTCTTGAAAGTTGAATAGTGCCGTTACTGGTTTTAACAACTACTTGTTCCCCGCGTTCCGCATGGTTTTTATAATTCCCAATCTGGGGATTAATGCCGGTAACGCGCATCAATAATTCAACTATAGCATAAAGCGGCAGTTTGTTCTTCGACATACATTTTGCTTATGTTGTTTAATACTAAGTTAAGTATATTTTAACAATTAATAAATATCACACCCTCTCAGGCCTTATCAGGCAGGCGTGATCCGGACTGATCAAACAAAAGTTATAGAGTAAAACTACCTTCATTCTTATTATCATAAATTTACCTCCATGAAAAAACTAACCTTTTTAACCTTGTTTGCCCTGCTCAGCAAATTTGGTTTCGCACAAAACTTAAACAGTATGCAGTGGTACAGTAAACCTCAAAAATCATTTATAGAAGGCAGTACGCTGCACATGACCGTTGACCCCGCAACCGATTACTGGCGGGTAACACATTATGGCTTTATCAGGGATAACGGTCCATTTTATTTTACCGAACAGGACGGCGATTTTGAAGCCAGCGTAAAAATTACCGGAACCTACAAAGAGCTGTTTCACCAAGCCGGGTTAATGGTAAGGATAGATAACAAAAATTGGATAAAAACCGGGATTGAGTATGTTGACGGCGTGCAAAACGTAAGTGCCGTGGTTACCCGCGAAGTTTCGGACTGGTCGGTAGTGCCGAGGCATGACAGCCCCAAATCTGTTTGGCTGAAATTGCTGCGCAAAGGTGATTTTGTGGAGATCAAATATTCGTTCGACGGTCAAAAATATGATATGCTCCGCCTGGCTTACTTCCCGCCCAATGTAAAAGCGATGATAGGCATGGTAGCGGCAGCACCCGGCAAACAAAGCTTTGATGTAAAGTTTGAAGATTTTAAAGTACAAAAGATCGTCAAGTAATTGTGCCGGAGATCGATATACAATTAGGCCTTTGAACGGGAGTTTGAAGGCTTTTTTATTTTGAAACCAATGTGGCAGAAAGAGCAATGAATATCTCCCTCATTATATTTCCACCATTTTTATTATTTTTGCCCCGGTAACCAACCATTCCCTCTATGTGATAAAAATTTCTTTCAGGACAAATAAACAGCGCCGTTACCACAACGCACGCTGTAATTATTCACGCTTTAAAGAAAGAAATTATGCTTATTCTTCACGATATTACCTATATACACCCCAACCGTGATCTTTTATTTGCCGGTATTGATCTCGTAATCAACAAACATGATAAAATTGCACTAATAGGCAACAACGGCACCGGTAAATCAACGCTGCTTAAAATATTAGCCGGAAACTTACGACACGCAAGCGGTGTAGTAAAAACCGGCTCTAAGCCATATTATGTACCCCAGATTTTTGGACAGTACAATGCGTTCAGCGTTGCCGAAGCCTTGCAAATAGCCGATAAACTAAACGCCTTAAAGCAGATCCTTGAAGGCAATGTTACCGATGAAAATATGGCCCTGCTCAATGACGATTGGGCTATTGAGGAACGCTGCCGGGAAGTTTTTATCCATTGGCAGCTTAGGGATATTGATCTGTCGCAAAAAATGGGTACACTTAGCGGCGGGCAAAAAACAAAAGTATTTTTAGCAGGCATCGCCATTCATCGCCCCGAAATAGTTTTGCTGGATGAGCCGAGCAACCATTTGGATAACACAAGCCGGGAACTGTTGTATAATTATATCCGGTCGACCAATAATACCCTCGTGGTGGTTAGTCACGACCGAACCTTACTCAACTTACTTAATACGGTTTGCGAACTCAGCAAGCGGGGCATAACTGTTTACGGCGGCAATTACGATTTTTATGCCGAACAAAAAATGATGGAGAGCGATGCCCTGAACCAGGATGTAAGAAGCAGGGAGAAAGCGCTCCGCAAGGCTAAGGAAACAGAAAGGGAATCGGTTGAACGGCAGCAAAAGCTGGATGCCCGCGGTAAAAAGAAACAGGAAAAAGCCGGTGTGCCAACCATCATGATGAAAACGCTTAAAAACAGTGCCGAAAAAAGCACCTCGAAGATGAAGGGTGTCCATGCCGAAAAAACTGATGCTATTGCACAGGAACTGAGCCAGCTGCGTACACGGTTGCCGGATATTGATAAAATGAAGATGGGTTTTGACAATTCGGCACTTCATAAAGGAAAGGTGCTGGTTACCGCTAAGGACCTCAACTTTGGATACGGGGATCAGCAGCTTTGGATGTCGCCGTTAAGTTTTCAAATCACCAGCGGCGAAAGGCTGGTGATCAAAGGGGCAAACGGCTCGGGCAAAACAACGCTGATAAAGATGCTGCTGGGCTCACTGGAACCGCAATCCGGCACAATAGAACGCGCGGCGGTTAAAGCCATTTATATCGACCAGGATTATTCACTCATCAACAACAAGCTCAGTGTTTATGAACAGGCGGAAGAATATAACTCGGGCGTATTGCAGGAACATGATATCAAAATTCGCCTCAACAGATTTTTGTTTACTAAAGAGTATTGGAATAAACCATGCAGCGCCCTGAGCGGCGGCGAAAAAATGCGGCTGATGCTCTGTTCGTTAACCATCAGCAACCAGGCCCCCGATATGATCATCCTGGATGAGCCCACCAATAACCTCGATATTCAAAACATCGAAATTTTAACAACTGCTATTAACGATTACCAGGGAACGCTCATCGTTGTATCTCATGATGAATATTTTTTAAAGGAGATAAGCGTGGAACGGGAGATTTTGATAGGGTAAAAAGATAGAAAAAAGAGGGGCTACCGGTTTGTTTTGCATACAGCTGGCCTGTT
It contains:
- a CDS encoding DUF1349 domain-containing protein, translating into MKKLTFLTLFALLSKFGFAQNLNSMQWYSKPQKSFIEGSTLHMTVDPATDYWRVTHYGFIRDNGPFYFTEQDGDFEASVKITGTYKELFHQAGLMVRIDNKNWIKTGIEYVDGVQNVSAVVTREVSDWSVVPRHDSPKSVWLKLLRKGDFVEIKYSFDGQKYDMLRLAYFPPNVKAMIGMVAAAPGKQSFDVKFEDFKVQKIVK
- the abc-f gene encoding ribosomal protection-like ABC-F family protein, whose translation is MLILHDITYIHPNRDLLFAGIDLVINKHDKIALIGNNGTGKSTLLKILAGNLRHASGVVKTGSKPYYVPQIFGQYNAFSVAEALQIADKLNALKQILEGNVTDENMALLNDDWAIEERCREVFIHWQLRDIDLSQKMGTLSGGQKTKVFLAGIAIHRPEIVLLDEPSNHLDNTSRELLYNYIRSTNNTLVVVSHDRTLLNLLNTVCELSKRGITVYGGNYDFYAEQKMMESDALNQDVRSREKALRKAKETERESVERQQKLDARGKKKQEKAGVPTIMMKTLKNSAEKSTSKMKGVHAEKTDAIAQELSQLRTRLPDIDKMKMGFDNSALHKGKVLVTAKDLNFGYGDQQLWMSPLSFQITSGERLVIKGANGSGKTTLIKMLLGSLEPQSGTIERAAVKAIYIDQDYSLINNKLSVYEQAEEYNSGVLQEHDIKIRLNRFLFTKEYWNKPCSALSGGEKMRLMLCSLTISNQAPDMIILDEPTNNLDIQNIEILTTAINDYQGTLIVVSHDEYFLKEISVEREILIG